The following are from one region of the Thermosinus carboxydivorans Nor1 genome:
- a CDS encoding RNA-guided endonuclease InsQ/TnpB family protein, which produces MQTITLKMKLLSPNKGKLEKMIRMLEIYHQACSWFLAQAEALNTASRAVLNRETYKQASGLFDLNRGTLQCAMLKALSARRSYLSRKQRGKKASLPKFETMVPVMVRQDCYSLHQLPSGTWVIKFPVSSGRSQIAVPIAASLYHVRKLVDLARGSCRQGSMEIWRDKGGEWYVSISLIYEPSFKEPSGVIGVDFGIVKLAVLSSNIFFDGRPIRWRKEHWAERRKALQQTGRLSRMKKEAGHERRWMRYINHCISKRIVQIAKDEGKAIALEQLTGIRERVRGSKKFNRMLSGWNFKELASFIEYKAALAGVLVFYVDPKETSKTCPKCGNVSRYNRKTQGWFKCIKCGYQSDADRVGALNIAAKALNALGA; this is translated from the coding sequence ATGCAAACTATAACTCTTAAAATGAAACTCCTGTCTCCCAACAAAGGTAAGCTGGAGAAAATGATCCGGATGCTGGAGATCTACCACCAGGCGTGCTCCTGGTTCCTGGCCCAGGCCGAAGCACTCAATACTGCCAGCCGGGCAGTTTTAAACCGTGAAACTTATAAGCAGGCTTCGGGATTATTCGACCTAAATCGAGGTACGCTCCAGTGCGCCATGCTTAAAGCCTTGTCTGCCAGGCGCTCCTACCTTTCCCGCAAGCAAAGGGGTAAAAAGGCCAGCCTGCCTAAGTTTGAGACAATGGTTCCGGTAATGGTGCGGCAGGACTGCTACTCTCTCCACCAGCTCCCTTCCGGGACGTGGGTTATTAAATTTCCCGTCTCTTCCGGCAGAAGCCAGATAGCCGTACCTATTGCCGCTTCTTTATATCACGTCAGAAAGCTCGTAGATTTGGCAAGAGGTTCTTGCCGCCAGGGGTCTATGGAAATCTGGCGTGATAAAGGCGGCGAATGGTACGTTTCTATATCTCTTATATATGAACCAAGTTTTAAAGAGCCAAGCGGCGTAATAGGGGTCGACTTTGGGATAGTAAAATTGGCCGTACTGTCAAGCAATATCTTTTTTGACGGTCGCCCGATAAGGTGGCGCAAAGAACATTGGGCAGAGCGGCGCAAAGCGCTACAGCAGACAGGCCGGCTTTCCCGCATGAAGAAAGAAGCTGGTCATGAGCGCAGGTGGATGCGCTATATCAACCACTGCATTTCTAAGCGCATTGTGCAGATAGCGAAGGATGAAGGTAAAGCCATCGCGCTGGAACAGCTAACCGGTATCCGCGAGCGGGTCAGAGGTTCAAAGAAGTTCAACCGGATGCTGTCCGGCTGGAATTTCAAAGAATTGGCATCTTTTATCGAGTACAAAGCCGCCCTTGCCGGAGTGCTGGTTTTCTACGTTGACCCCAAAGAGACTTCCAAGACTTGTCCGAAGTGCGGGAATGTTTCCCGCTACAACCGCAAAACGCAGGGTTGGTTCAAATGTATCAAATGTGGCTACCAATCCGATGCGGACAGAGTTGGTGCCTTAAACATTGCCGCCAAAGCGCTCAATGCTCTTGGGGCATGA
- a CDS encoding nucleotidyltransferase family protein: MDKTDAREQILAMVKKIVTDCFAGQPVRIYLFGSWARGEERRSSDIDIAVEHDGRVARSVFASARERLDEAPVPYRVDLVDLAASAPELAAKVREEGILWREYTSGLN; encoded by the coding sequence ATGGACAAGACCGATGCCAGGGAACAAATATTGGCTATGGTCAAAAAAATAGTGACCGATTGCTTTGCCGGCCAGCCGGTGCGGATTTATCTGTTCGGTTCGTGGGCCCGTGGCGAAGAGCGACGGTCGTCGGACATCGATATCGCGGTTGAACACGATGGCCGCGTGGCCCGCAGTGTTTTTGCTAGTGCTCGCGAAAGGCTCGACGAGGCGCCCGTGCCGTACCGTGTGGATTTGGTTGATCTAGCCGCGTCGGCGCCTGAGCTGGCGGCTAAAGTGAGAGAGGAAGGGATACTGTGGCGAGAATACACCAGCGGCTTGAATTAG
- a CDS encoding aldehyde ferredoxin oxidoreductase C-terminal domain-containing protein, whose product MRQELYQRGILKEQDIGFKLEWGSEQAVLGLLDLIANREGIGDLLAEGTMRAGEKISGASYYAMHVKGLEIPMADPRGRWSTWTFGNLTNIRGGDHLRNRNPVENLRFNSEPNQYKYEKFGLGEDVFNKLDIPRNLKNEIFEGDNVNIPKMSKWAEDLISVFNSVGICIRPPVLQTIGPKYIAQLFSALTGIDTSETEVMLAGERTWNMQKLFNLRCGEKPQQSVYPARFYHEPLPGGPSAGRKLDYDKVQEVLQEYYQARGWTKDGVPAAEKLKELNLG is encoded by the coding sequence ATCAGACAAGAGCTTTATCAAAGAGGTATTTTAAAAGAACAAGATATCGGCTTTAAGCTGGAATGGGGCAGTGAACAAGCCGTTTTGGGACTACTGGACTTGATCGCCAACAGAGAGGGGATTGGCGATTTATTGGCCGAAGGTACTATGCGTGCCGGGGAAAAGATAAGTGGAGCCAGTTATTATGCCATGCATGTTAAAGGGTTGGAAATACCCATGGCTGATCCGAGGGGTCGCTGGTCAACCTGGACTTTTGGCAATCTTACCAATATTCGCGGCGGCGACCACTTACGCAATCGTAATCCGGTCGAAAACTTGCGATTTAATTCCGAACCAAACCAGTATAAATATGAGAAATTTGGTCTGGGGGAGGACGTATTTAACAAGCTTGACATACCGCGCAATTTGAAGAACGAGATTTTTGAAGGCGACAATGTTAATATCCCTAAAATGTCGAAATGGGCAGAAGATTTAATTTCTGTTTTCAATTCCGTCGGGATTTGTATAAGGCCGCCGGTCTTGCAAACAATTGGCCCTAAATATATCGCGCAACTTTTTTCTGCTTTAACGGGAATTGACACATCCGAAACAGAAGTCATGTTAGCCGGGGAAAGAACTTGGAACATGCAAAAGTTATTCAATCTAAGATGCGGGGAAAAACCGCAGCAGAGTGTTTACCCGGCAAGGTTTTACCATGAGCCTCTGCCTGGCGGTCCTTCTGCGGGGAGAAAACTTGATTATGATAAGGTGCAGGAGGTTCTGCAGGAATATTACCAAGCCAGAGGATGGACAAAAGATGGTGTACCTGCGGCCGAAAAGCTGAAAGAATTAAATCTTGGCTGA
- a CDS encoding AbrB/MazE/SpoVT family DNA-binding domain-containing protein, giving the protein MFLAKISGKGQLTLPSEIRRKYKIDKASYVRIIQLEDGVKLVPVSQGGIASLKGVVKVDGEQDFKAIRKQVMEARNNEYH; this is encoded by the coding sequence ATGTTTCTTGCTAAAATATCGGGAAAGGGTCAGCTTACATTGCCGAGCGAGATTAGGCGAAAATATAAAATTGACAAAGCAAGCTATGTTCGTATTATCCAGCTTGAAGACGGCGTTAAACTGGTTCCGGTTAGTCAAGGAGGGATAGCTTCTTTGAAGGGTGTTGTTAAGGTGGACGGTGAACAGGATTTTAAGGCCATTCGTAAACAGGTGATGGAGGCCCGTAATAATGAATATCATTGA
- a CDS encoding PIN domain-containing protein: protein MTGVKNLVIDANIILRAVLNDVPDQASKVFNLLQRAEAGEIVLLVPEPVISDVIYVLSGMKVPKEEIVATVRDWFNLPGVLPLGIEASVVHTSLDLFGGRNIKWSDALIAARMLEWGYTTICTFDHHFTRIPGITRVTP, encoded by the coding sequence GTGACCGGCGTAAAGAACTTGGTTATTGATGCCAATATCATCCTGCGGGCGGTTTTAAATGATGTCCCGGACCAGGCTAGTAAGGTCTTTAACCTCCTGCAAAGAGCCGAAGCCGGTGAGATAGTCCTTTTGGTGCCTGAGCCTGTGATTTCCGATGTTATCTATGTATTATCCGGAATGAAAGTTCCTAAGGAAGAAATAGTTGCTACCGTCAGAGACTGGTTTAACCTGCCCGGCGTACTCCCTCTCGGCATCGAAGCCAGCGTAGTCCACACTTCCTTAGACCTTTTTGGGGGGAGGAACATTAAATGGTCAGATGCCCTGATCGCTGCCAGGATGTTGGAATGGGGCTACACAACCATATGCACTTTTGACCACCACTTCACCCGGATACCCGGGATTACCCGCGTTACTCCATAA
- a CDS encoding PIN domain-containing protein produces the protein MNIIDANVIDWSDAFTASQMINRGIAEIYSFDKHFDRIANITRVEP, from the coding sequence ATGAATATCATTGATGCCAATGTTATCGATTGGTCGGATGCGTTTACAGCCAGCCAAATGATAAATCGAGGAATTGCTGAGATATATTCATTTGATAAGCACTTCGATCGAATTGCTAATATTACTAGAGTTGAGCCATGA
- a CDS encoding DUF1847 domain-containing protein gives MQCALCKEKKCYTGQNCTKLSIADVEAVYDEQDMRLTIAAAAIEGRHYMQLSRLEESVKFAQELGCKTIGVAFCIGLANEAKYIVKYFQKFFTVHSVCCKVCGIDKQRFGLEQIQADRFEAMCNPAIQAKILNDAGTELNFTVGLCVGHDMIFNRHSAAPVSALVAKDRLLSHNPLGAIYAGYWRNKRLGLAD, from the coding sequence GTGCAATGTGCGTTATGCAAAGAAAAGAAATGCTACACCGGTCAAAATTGTACAAAACTGTCAATTGCGGATGTCGAGGCAGTTTATGATGAACAAGACATGCGGTTAACGATCGCTGCTGCCGCTATCGAGGGCCGCCATTATATGCAGCTTTCCCGGCTCGAAGAAAGCGTCAAGTTTGCCCAGGAACTAGGCTGCAAAACCATTGGGGTAGCTTTTTGCATTGGTTTGGCCAATGAGGCCAAATATATTGTCAAGTATTTCCAAAAGTTTTTCACGGTCCATTCGGTATGCTGCAAAGTATGCGGTATCGATAAGCAGCGGTTTGGTTTGGAACAAATTCAAGCCGACCGGTTTGAAGCCATGTGCAATCCCGCTATCCAGGCCAAAATACTCAACGACGCCGGTACCGAACTAAACTTCACCGTCGGCTTGTGCGTTGGCCATGACATGATCTTCAACCGCCACTCGGCGGCACCGGTATCGGCATTAGTAGCTAAGGACCGGTTGTTGTCCCATAATCCGCTTGGCGCCATTTATGCCGGTTATTGGCGCAACAAGCGTTTGGGCTTGGCAGATTGA
- the mntA gene encoding type VII toxin-antitoxin system MntA family adenylyltransferase antitoxin has translation MAGHSVERVGACEVRGKILPLCQARPAIAAVFLFGSYGTDYQTRFSDIDLGVLFFPDGIPNLRGEMELAGAFSSALGRDDVDLVIMNKAPLPLRYRIVAEGEIVYEKDYVYTSDFLAATYKYFLDYNIDYRMFMAEYSRSLKEAYKANG, from the coding sequence ATGGCCGGACATTCGGTAGAGCGGGTCGGGGCTTGCGAGGTCAGGGGAAAAATTTTGCCGCTGTGCCAAGCGCGGCCAGCAATTGCCGCCGTATTTTTATTCGGTTCGTATGGGACCGATTATCAGACGCGGTTTAGTGATATCGACCTCGGGGTGCTCTTTTTTCCTGACGGTATTCCCAATCTGCGGGGCGAAATGGAGCTGGCTGGCGCGTTTTCCAGCGCCCTTGGCCGTGATGATGTCGATCTGGTGATTATGAACAAGGCGCCGCTGCCGCTGCGTTATCGGATTGTCGCCGAAGGCGAGATTGTTTACGAAAAAGATTATGTTTATACCAGCGATTTTTTGGCGGCAACTTATAAATATTTCCTCGATTATAATATTGACTACCGGATGTTTATGGCTGAATACAGTCGTTCACTAAAGGAGGCATACAAGGCTAATGGTTGA
- a CDS encoding nucleotidyltransferase substrate binding protein, with the protein MYYSDDTDIRWKQRYQNFAKAVAQLTEFVEKGELNKFEVQGLIQCFEYTFELAWKTAKDYLEAQGFVVKSPRQAIQTAYQYGLIADGHTWIDALEKRNLMAHTYNEDLAQEMQGLICEKYYPVIKGLYQTMARLYGD; encoded by the coding sequence ATGTATTATTCGGATGATACCGATATTCGTTGGAAGCAGCGATACCAGAATTTTGCCAAAGCGGTAGCCCAACTGACCGAATTCGTGGAAAAAGGCGAGCTAAATAAGTTTGAAGTACAAGGCCTGATCCAGTGTTTTGAATATACCTTTGAACTTGCTTGGAAAACGGCGAAAGATTATCTGGAGGCCCAGGGATTTGTAGTAAAAAGTCCCAGGCAGGCAATCCAGACGGCCTATCAGTACGGCCTTATCGCCGATGGTCACACTTGGATTGACGCTCTCGAAAAACGCAATCTCATGGCGCATACGTATAATGAAGACTTAGCCCAAGAAATGCAGGGGTTAATTTGTGAAAAATATTATCCAGTCATAAAAGGGCTATACCAAACGATGGCGAGGTTATATGGAGACTAA
- a CDS encoding ISLre2 family transposase, protein MSVFIRYIKEIILSKLEEDEKEFERLLYEMDFQNFERLLQNKLHDVGRTIIKAVLEKMDQLIKQDKTLRPGWVVCRKDDVKEVVTCFGPVSYARTYYRHKETGQYAYLVDEQAGYAPHMRLDPTVKAKLIEHAAEMSYRKSAEKVGAACGGVALSGQTVLRAVREFKEPELPVQERKVVPRLYIEADEDHVACQHGRALESRLVYIHEGWEEKDGRRSLKNPVYLSGMDKEADEFWEKVWDEVNKRYDLDRIEKIYVIGDGAAWIKCAQLVFPKAEFILDKFHLMKYIRRALGGNKELNKTLIGALRFGNFEKAQEVIEKLLKRATTASRKQAIIQSWGYIRSNWEGITRIYSYKEIKCSAEGHISHVLSARMSSRPMGWSREGAKHMAYIRVCQANGQSVAEEYLRQQQVNYKIEIMTTSPAETVEVERQKKTKATCETHDNIPVLKGPKNFLYKALRELSLAYA, encoded by the coding sequence ATGTCAGTATTTATTCGATATATCAAAGAAATTATCCTTTCGAAGTTGGAAGAAGACGAGAAAGAATTTGAGCGTTTATTGTATGAGATGGATTTTCAGAATTTTGAGCGGCTGTTACAAAATAAACTACATGACGTAGGGCGCACAATCATCAAGGCGGTTTTAGAAAAAATGGACCAACTGATCAAACAAGATAAGACGCTTCGTCCTGGCTGGGTAGTTTGCCGAAAAGATGACGTTAAAGAAGTAGTAACCTGTTTTGGGCCTGTAAGCTATGCCAGAACCTACTACCGACATAAGGAAACAGGGCAATACGCATATTTAGTTGATGAACAAGCAGGTTACGCGCCGCATATGCGATTAGACCCAACGGTCAAGGCAAAACTGATCGAGCATGCAGCCGAAATGTCTTACCGCAAAAGCGCCGAAAAAGTAGGAGCGGCATGTGGCGGGGTAGCATTAAGCGGGCAGACAGTCTTGCGGGCAGTTCGCGAATTCAAAGAGCCCGAGCTGCCGGTACAAGAGCGTAAAGTAGTGCCAAGACTCTACATAGAAGCAGATGAAGACCATGTAGCCTGCCAGCATGGGCGGGCGTTGGAATCCCGGCTGGTTTATATACATGAGGGCTGGGAAGAAAAAGACGGAAGACGGTCACTAAAAAATCCGGTATATCTAAGCGGTATGGATAAAGAAGCAGATGAATTTTGGGAAAAAGTATGGGACGAAGTAAACAAGCGCTATGACCTTGATCGTATCGAAAAGATCTATGTAATAGGTGATGGTGCAGCATGGATTAAGTGTGCTCAGCTTGTTTTTCCGAAGGCAGAATTTATTCTAGATAAGTTCCACTTAATGAAGTACATTCGGCGAGCGTTAGGCGGAAACAAAGAACTTAACAAGACCCTAATAGGAGCATTGCGATTTGGCAACTTTGAAAAAGCGCAAGAAGTCATTGAAAAGCTATTAAAAAGGGCGACAACGGCAAGTCGGAAACAGGCAATTATACAATCCTGGGGCTACATTCGAAGCAACTGGGAAGGGATAACCAGAATATACAGTTACAAAGAGATAAAATGCAGTGCAGAAGGGCATATCAGTCATGTATTATCGGCGCGCATGAGCAGCCGGCCGATGGGGTGGAGCCGAGAAGGCGCCAAGCATATGGCATACATACGCGTATGTCAGGCAAATGGTCAGTCAGTAGCCGAGGAATATCTAAGACAACAACAAGTAAATTACAAAATTGAGATAATGACAACAAGCCCGGCAGAAACTGTAGAAGTTGAACGGCAAAAGAAAACAAAAGCAACCTGTGAAACACATGACAATATTCCTGTATTAAAGGGGCCGAAAAACTTCTTATATAAGGCCTTGCGGGAGCTTTCGCTTGCCTATGCTTAA
- a CDS encoding type II toxin-antitoxin system PemK/MazF family toxin: MYEQYSVYWVDLNPTKGGEMNKVRPCVILSPTEANKHFLTVISAPITSTDLGLPTRCKVKVKNVTGFVALDQMRALDKTRFCNKVGRLSNVEIQTIKSIIKEYLVD, translated from the coding sequence ATGTATGAACAATATAGTGTATATTGGGTAGACCTAAACCCGACCAAAGGTGGCGAAATGAATAAAGTCCGTCCTTGTGTGATACTTTCACCGACTGAAGCAAATAAGCATTTTCTGACGGTCATTTCTGCCCCTATAACAAGCACCGACTTAGGGCTACCCACGCGCTGTAAAGTTAAAGTAAAGAATGTAACAGGGTTTGTCGCTTTAGACCAAATGAGGGCATTAGATAAAACTCGCTTCTGTAATAAGGTAGGTCGCTTGAGTAATGTAGAGATACAAACAATTAAATCAATCATTAAGGAATATCTTGTGGATTAA
- a CDS encoding type II toxin-antitoxin system PemK/MazF family toxin: MGRFVKGDVTQAKRRPALVVASLKGDDLILCQITSQNVSDDYAIAFADQDMRDGKLNRSSNIRPNRLFTADHNIILYRIGSLTRSKMREVVGRIINIIKSEK, from the coding sequence ATGGGCCGATTTGTAAAAGGTGATGTAACTCAGGCAAAACGTCGGCCTGCATTGGTAGTCGCTTCGCTTAAAGGTGATGATTTAATCCTATGTCAAATTACCAGTCAGAATGTTAGCGATGATTATGCCATAGCTTTTGCCGATCAAGACATGCGCGATGGCAAACTTAACAGAAGCAGCAATATCCGGCCAAACCGTTTATTTACCGCTGATCATAATATTATTTTATATCGTATTGGCTCATTAACGCGTTCTAAAATGCGGGAAGTAGTCGGGCGAATTATCAACATTATAAAGTCTGAAAAGTGA
- a CDS encoding nucleotidyltransferase family protein, translated as METKKCFGLTDADIAYIVSIIDDFPEIKKAAIFGSRAKGNYKPGSDVDIAVYGEDISLTTLARLHYRLEEESPLPYFFDIVDYTHLKHQPLKEHIERVGKVIFERGQA; from the coding sequence ATGGAGACTAAAAAATGCTTTGGTTTGACCGATGCGGATATAGCCTATATCGTGTCGATAATCGATGACTTTCCCGAGATAAAAAAAGCGGCCATTTTCGGCTCGCGGGCCAAGGGAAACTACAAACCAGGTTCAGATGTGGATATTGCCGTTTATGGCGAGGACATATCCTTAACAACATTGGCGCGGCTGCATTATCGTTTGGAAGAGGAAAGTCCTTTGCCGTATTTTTTTGATATTGTGGATTATACCCATTTAAAACATCAGCCACTGAAAGAACATATTGAGCGGGTTGGGAAAGTAATCTTTGAGCGGGGTCAGGCTTGA
- a CDS encoding HI0074 family nucleotidyltransferase substrate-binding subunit, which yields MARIHQRLELAARTLTRLEETLAIEQPTLVERDAAIQRFEFTFEAVWKAAKDYLFTLEGVDVASPKGVIRHCREVGILTDEEAQTALLMADDRNLTVHTYNEPLAVAIHSRLPAYRAILANWLARMQERVLKL from the coding sequence GTGGCGAGAATACACCAGCGGCTTGAATTAGCCGCCAGAACCTTGACGCGGCTTGAAGAAACGCTGGCCATCGAGCAGCCGACACTTGTTGAGCGCGATGCCGCCATCCAACGATTTGAATTTACGTTTGAAGCGGTGTGGAAGGCGGCTAAAGACTACCTGTTTACGTTGGAAGGAGTTGATGTAGCGTCACCTAAAGGCGTGATCCGGCATTGCCGGGAAGTAGGCATTTTGACTGATGAAGAAGCCCAAACCGCACTGCTCATGGCCGATGACCGCAATTTAACGGTTCATACTTACAACGAGCCGTTGGCAGTGGCTATTCATAGCCGTCTGCCGGCCTACCGCGCGATTTTGGCAAACTGGCTGGCGCGCATGCAGGAGCGGGTTCTTAAATTGTAA
- the grpE gene encoding nucleotide exchange factor GrpE, which produces MGLFFWRKNKDDVQYEQLAGQLAAIQYALTNLSEQLSADADKRQDISDQLAKLARLQYKSSQEITGRLADVDQRLAALAAAQAETVVREETVQSLVWQRQYLVDILLQQLDELDRACAGLNGEAAAAWRDLLAAWAERLVAALAAVGLYELNVTGQTFDPEVAIAVGSIRRQQPTQNAVPYEVAEVVRRGFCDGAGQVVRKAEVITYQEGERAHD; this is translated from the coding sequence ATGGGTTTATTTTTTTGGCGTAAGAATAAAGACGATGTGCAGTACGAACAACTGGCGGGGCAATTAGCGGCGATCCAATACGCTTTGACCAATTTAAGCGAGCAGTTGTCAGCCGATGCCGACAAGCGGCAGGATATAAGCGATCAACTTGCCAAACTGGCCCGGTTGCAATATAAATCAAGCCAGGAAATAACCGGCAGGCTGGCCGATGTGGACCAGCGCCTGGCAGCACTGGCGGCCGCCCAGGCCGAAACCGTGGTGCGGGAGGAAACAGTACAGTCACTTGTTTGGCAGCGGCAATACTTAGTTGATATATTATTGCAGCAACTTGACGAATTGGATCGGGCCTGCGCCGGACTAAACGGCGAAGCGGCTGCTGCCTGGCGTGACCTATTGGCGGCCTGGGCCGAGCGGCTGGTGGCCGCGCTGGCGGCGGTCGGCCTTTATGAGCTAAACGTCACCGGCCAGACATTTGATCCGGAGGTAGCCATTGCGGTCGGCAGCATCCGCCGCCAACAGCCAACGCAAAATGCCGTGCCATATGAAGTGGCCGAGGTCGTCAGGCGTGGGTTTTGCGACGGCGCCGGCCAGGTGGTGCGCAAGGCGGAAGTAATTACCTATCAGGAGGGAGAAAGGGCACATGACTAG
- a CDS encoding AbrB/MazE/SpoVT family DNA-binding domain-containing protein, with the protein MEIDIIRIGNSKGIRLPASLLKQCGIDKKVVIKVDGNKIILTPARAPRQGWEEAFKKAVSRVHEDDHVIYDDTIDLDMLEEKSTNV; encoded by the coding sequence ATGGAAATCGATATAATCAGAATAGGTAATTCCAAAGGTATCCGCCTACCTGCCAGTTTGTTAAAACAATGCGGAATAGACAAGAAGGTTGTAATTAAGGTGGACGGTAATAAAATCATACTGACACCTGCCCGCGCTCCTCGTCAGGGCTGGGAAGAAGCCTTTAAGAAAGCGGTCTCAAGAGTACATGAAGATGACCATGTTATTTATGATGACACAATAGACCTCGACATGCTGGAGGAGAAGTCTACCAATGTATGA
- a CDS encoding DUF2281 domain-containing protein, giving the protein MLHKEILLKELENVSEPILAEVLDFIRFLKAKTAQEKFSSALLSESALAKDWLRQEEDDAWADL; this is encoded by the coding sequence ATGCTGCATAAAGAAATTTTACTTAAGGAATTAGAAAATGTATCTGAACCAATCCTAGCCGAAGTATTGGATTTTATCCGTTTCCTAAAGGCAAAAACTGCCCAAGAAAAGTTTTCTTCAGCCCTGTTAAGCGAAAGTGCTTTGGCAAAAGATTGGCTACGGCAAGAGGAAGATGACGCATGGGCCGATTTGTAA
- a CDS encoding AbrB/MazE/SpoVT family DNA-binding domain-containing protein: MVPVEYDAWATVTEKGQVTIPKPVRDYLGVPNGGKVRFRVRYDGVVVVERPTTAAQVIGRLQKYANTEKIVNAYELRENMESDRRKELGY; the protein is encoded by the coding sequence ATGGTGCCGGTAGAATATGATGCATGGGCTACTGTTACCGAAAAAGGACAAGTCACTATCCCCAAGCCAGTCCGCGACTATTTAGGTGTGCCCAATGGCGGCAAAGTCCGCTTTCGGGTAAGATATGACGGTGTCGTTGTTGTTGAAAGGCCAACGACTGCCGCCCAAGTGATCGGACGGCTACAGAAATACGCAAATACAGAAAAGATCGTTAATGCTTATGAACTGAGGGAGAACATGGAAAGTGACCGGCGTAAAGAACTTGGTTATTGA
- a CDS encoding Uma2 family endonuclease, with the protein MALAAPKPERRYTYRDYLKWHDNERWELIGGEAYSMTPAPSRRHQMLVGNIFAALHAYFRDKTCEVYVAPFDVRLPAAGEDPDEASNVVQPDIVVVCDQAKLDDRGCLGAPDLVVEVVSPGTAKKDMAEKLELYEQAGVKEYWIVHPGDETVMVFCAGEDGRYGRHKMYGKEDKLAATIFPELVIELADVFVKSGDRGQA; encoded by the coding sequence ATGGCATTGGCGGCACCAAAACCTGAGCGGCGCTATACGTATCGCGATTATCTTAAGTGGCATGACAATGAGCGGTGGGAACTTATCGGCGGGGAGGCCTATAGTATGACGCCGGCGCCGTCACGGCGGCATCAAATGTTGGTTGGCAATATTTTTGCCGCGCTGCATGCGTATTTCCGCGACAAAACGTGTGAGGTGTATGTCGCGCCGTTTGACGTGCGGTTGCCGGCGGCGGGTGAGGACCCGGACGAGGCGAGCAATGTGGTGCAGCCGGACATCGTCGTAGTGTGTGACCAGGCGAAGCTGGATGATCGGGGCTGTCTAGGGGCACCGGATTTGGTCGTGGAAGTGGTGTCGCCTGGTACCGCGAAAAAGGATATGGCTGAAAAACTAGAGCTATACGAACAAGCGGGCGTGAAAGAATACTGGATTGTCCATCCAGGTGACGAGACGGTCATGGTCTTTTGTGCAGGCGAAGATGGCCGTTACGGGCGGCATAAGATGTACGGCAAGGAAGACAAACTAGCGGCAACGATATTTCCAGAGCTTGTCATTGAGCTGGCGGATGTGTTTGTAAAAAGCGGGGACAGGGGGCAGGCTTGA